From a region of the Vicinamibacterales bacterium genome:
- a CDS encoding amidase, producing MTEITPRSLRDAAALVEQGTLSPVALTQACLDRIATADGELHAFITVTRDQALADAARAEAEIQKGRYRGALHGIPVSLKDLVDLAGTPTTSGSAVPPRRPDHDAPVAANLRRAGAIVVGKTNLHEFAFGTTSDETAFGVVRNPHDRARSAGGSSGGAAVSIVEGMCYAAVGTDTGGSIRIPSAACGIVGLKPDVADLSIEDIVPLSTTLDHVGPMTRTVADAALTYFAMLDGDARADRVPVAAAAPLWLGVPVPYFFDKLDPDVRRLFADARTSLERAGHSISDVAIQHAEHTAEVYLHIVLPEASWYHATLLDRYADKYSPGVRLRLEMGRYIAAEDYVRAMRARTVLRRAVDRALEGVDALMLPSLPIAAPPFGVTTVDVDGAAEPMRAMMLRLTQLFNITGHPAIALPCGRGADGLPRGLQLVGHRGGTERLLAVAAAVERDLAGQETT from the coding sequence ATGACCGAGATCACACCCCGTAGCCTGCGCGACGCCGCGGCGCTCGTCGAACAGGGCACCCTCTCCCCTGTCGCACTGACGCAGGCCTGCCTCGACCGCATCGCGACCGCCGATGGTGAGCTGCACGCGTTCATCACGGTGACCCGCGATCAGGCACTCGCCGACGCCGCGCGGGCCGAAGCGGAGATCCAGAAGGGCCGCTATCGCGGCGCGCTCCACGGCATCCCCGTCTCGCTGAAGGATCTGGTCGATCTCGCCGGCACGCCGACGACGTCGGGCTCGGCCGTGCCGCCGCGGCGTCCGGATCACGACGCGCCCGTCGCCGCCAATCTCCGCCGCGCCGGGGCGATTGTCGTCGGCAAGACCAACCTGCACGAGTTCGCGTTCGGCACGACCAGCGACGAAACCGCCTTCGGCGTCGTCCGCAATCCGCACGATCGCGCCCGGTCGGCTGGCGGCTCGAGCGGCGGCGCCGCCGTCAGCATCGTCGAAGGCATGTGCTACGCCGCGGTCGGGACCGACACCGGTGGGTCGATCCGCATCCCGTCGGCCGCCTGCGGGATCGTCGGTCTCAAGCCGGACGTCGCCGACCTCTCGATCGAAGACATCGTTCCGCTGAGCACCACGCTGGATCACGTGGGTCCGATGACGCGGACCGTGGCCGATGCCGCGCTCACCTACTTCGCCATGCTCGACGGCGACGCGCGCGCCGATCGCGTGCCGGTGGCCGCCGCCGCGCCGCTGTGGCTCGGCGTTCCGGTCCCGTATTTCTTCGACAAGCTCGACCCCGACGTGCGGCGGCTGTTCGCCGATGCACGAACGTCGCTCGAGCGCGCCGGCCACTCGATCTCGGATGTCGCCATCCAGCACGCCGAGCACACGGCCGAGGTCTACCTGCATATCGTACTGCCGGAAGCGTCGTGGTATCACGCGACGCTGCTCGATCGGTACGCCGACAAGTATTCCCCCGGTGTGCGGCTGCGGCTCGAGATGGGACGCTACATCGCCGCCGAAGACTACGTCCGCGCCATGCGGGCGAGGACGGTGCTGCGTCGCGCGGTCGATCGGGCGCTCGAAGGCGTCGACGCGCTGATGCTGCCTTCGCTGCCGATCGCCGCGCCGCCGTTCGGAGTCACGACCGTCGACGTCGACGGCGCCGCAGAACCGATGCGGGCGATGATGCTGCGACTGACACAGCTCTTCAACATCACCGGACATCCGGCGATCGCCCTGCCGTGCGGACGCGGTGCCGACGGGCTCCCCCGCGGACTGCAGCTCGTCGGCCATCGCGGCGGGACCGAACGGCTGCTCGCCGTGGCGGCAGCCGTGGAGCGCGATCTCGCCGGGCAGGAGACAACATGA
- a CDS encoding rhodanese-like domain-containing protein has translation MTIKHVTVHQAHARQAGGAVYLDVRSVPEFEQGHPTGAFNVPLLHLDPATGLMQPNPDFLPVVHASFSPDAPLLLGCRSGVRSQHACELLASAGYRDLANVLGGFHGSPQTGEAGWTQEGLPVETESDPSRTYGALREKAAGDR, from the coding sequence ATGACGATCAAGCACGTCACGGTTCACCAGGCGCACGCACGGCAGGCCGGCGGCGCCGTGTATCTCGACGTCCGTTCGGTTCCGGAATTCGAGCAGGGCCATCCCACCGGCGCGTTCAACGTGCCGCTCCTGCACCTGGATCCGGCAACCGGGCTGATGCAGCCCAATCCCGATTTCCTGCCGGTCGTCCACGCGAGCTTTTCTCCCGACGCGCCGCTGCTGCTCGGCTGCCGCAGCGGCGTCCGATCCCAGCACGCCTGCGAACTGCTGGCGAGTGCCGGCTATCGCGACCTCGCCAACGTCCTCGGCGGCTTCCACGGGTCGCCGCAGACCGGTGAGGCGGGGTGGACGCAGGAGGGGCTGCCCGTGGAGACCGAGAGCGATCCCTCCCGCACCTACGGCGCGCTGCGGGAGAAAGCTGCCGGAGACCGCTGA
- a CDS encoding APC family permease: MTTFIKAMRLRDVVLMNVVAVVGLRWIARGARTGAPSVTLWVLAWVAFFVPLALAVSRLSARYPEQGGVYVWVRRAFGPSHGFICGWCLWVNNLFYFPSLLLFGAANLAAIGGPGWQAVGTSRWFSVLFVLGGIWLAAGLNVLGLRESKWLQNAGSLGVWIPVGLLLGCGGLALARFGPATAFTPANLVPRGALLDTIGLWSAMCFAFSGFEISSLIGQEIENPETIIPRGVFISGIIVTIVYIAGSVSVLFAIPVGSLKELSGITDAVQLVTGRVGLGGLGALTGALLVLNALAGTASWTAGAARVPFAAGVDAAMPAAFARLHPRYRTPHVALVVQAAASSVIFLASVFVTVAGRSTSIQDAYDILVNLTILIYFVPYLYLFAAQTRLLPDTPTAVPWMGFAATAISLALTFVPPPGANKIAFEVNLVGQAIVVLGVGAGFYAWSRRRARR, from the coding sequence GTGACGACCTTCATCAAGGCGATGCGCCTCCGCGACGTCGTTCTGATGAACGTCGTCGCGGTCGTGGGGCTGCGCTGGATCGCGCGCGGCGCGCGCACTGGAGCGCCGTCGGTCACGCTCTGGGTGCTCGCGTGGGTGGCGTTCTTCGTGCCGCTCGCCCTCGCCGTGTCGCGCCTGTCGGCGCGCTATCCCGAGCAGGGAGGGGTCTATGTCTGGGTGCGCCGCGCCTTCGGACCCTCGCACGGGTTCATCTGCGGCTGGTGCCTGTGGGTCAACAACCTGTTCTACTTTCCGTCGCTGCTGCTGTTCGGCGCCGCGAACCTGGCGGCGATCGGCGGACCAGGCTGGCAGGCGGTCGGCACCTCACGATGGTTCTCGGTGCTCTTCGTGCTCGGCGGCATCTGGCTCGCCGCCGGGCTCAACGTGCTGGGCCTGCGCGAGAGCAAGTGGCTGCAGAACGCCGGCAGCCTCGGCGTCTGGATCCCGGTCGGCCTGCTGCTCGGATGCGGCGGCCTGGCGCTGGCGCGCTTCGGACCGGCGACCGCGTTCACGCCGGCGAATCTGGTGCCGCGCGGCGCCCTGCTCGACACGATCGGCCTCTGGTCGGCGATGTGCTTCGCCTTTTCGGGTTTCGAGATTTCGTCGCTGATCGGCCAGGAGATCGAGAACCCCGAGACCATCATCCCTCGCGGCGTCTTCATCTCCGGGATCATCGTCACGATCGTCTACATCGCCGGCTCCGTCTCGGTGCTGTTCGCGATTCCGGTCGGTTCGCTGAAAGAGCTGAGCGGCATCACCGATGCGGTGCAGCTGGTGACGGGCCGCGTCGGCCTCGGCGGACTCGGCGCGCTGACCGGCGCGCTGCTCGTCCTGAATGCGCTCGCCGGAACCGCTTCGTGGACGGCGGGCGCGGCGCGGGTGCCGTTTGCCGCCGGCGTGGATGCGGCCATGCCCGCCGCGTTCGCCAGGCTGCACCCGCGCTATCGCACGCCGCACGTCGCGCTGGTCGTGCAGGCCGCGGCCTCCTCGGTCATCTTCCTGGCGAGCGTCTTCGTCACCGTCGCCGGACGTTCCACGTCGATCCAGGACGCCTACGACATCCTGGTGAACCTGACCATCCTGATCTACTTCGTGCCGTACCTGTATCTCTTCGCCGCGCAGACACGCCTGCTGCCCGACACGCCCACGGCCGTGCCGTGGATGGGATTCGCCGCGACGGCCATCTCGCTGGCGCTCACGTTCGTGCCGCCGCCGGGCGCGAACAAAATCGCGTTCGAGGTGAATCTCGTCGGCCAGGCGATCGTGGTGCTGGGAGTCGGCGCCGGTTTCTACGCGTGGAGCCGCCGCCGGGCCAGACGCTAG
- a CDS encoding TIGR00730 family Rossman fold protein has product MTHEQALAYMDPAFLDSDEARPIRILAEYLEPLRRLKEQNIQDTVVFFGSARVHSRQQAQSALDRLRRRRLKRTRDYATELKRSRKAVEWSRFYEDARAVAHQLSKWSLTLESPRHRFVVCSGGGPGIMEAANRGAYEAGGKSVGFNIRLPFEQGANRYITEGLHFEFHYFFMRKFWFAYLAKALVIFPGGFGTLDEMFEILTLAQTKKLSKQLGVFMYGREYWEEVLSLAPLAEWGAINPADLNLLKWVNSPDEAFEQLRAHLVSHHLVPETAQENRAPGIAKTRG; this is encoded by the coding sequence GTGACCCACGAACAGGCGCTCGCCTACATGGACCCGGCGTTTCTCGACAGCGACGAAGCGCGGCCGATCCGCATTCTGGCGGAATACCTCGAGCCGCTCCGCCGTCTCAAGGAGCAGAACATTCAGGACACCGTGGTGTTCTTCGGCTCGGCGCGCGTCCATAGCCGCCAGCAGGCGCAGAGCGCGCTCGACCGGTTGCGGCGACGCCGCCTCAAGCGCACTCGCGACTATGCGACGGAGCTGAAGCGGAGCCGCAAGGCGGTCGAATGGTCGCGATTCTACGAGGACGCGCGCGCAGTGGCCCATCAGTTGTCGAAGTGGAGCCTGACCCTCGAGTCGCCGCGCCACCGGTTCGTCGTCTGCTCCGGAGGAGGTCCTGGCATCATGGAGGCGGCCAACCGCGGCGCCTACGAGGCCGGTGGCAAGAGCGTCGGGTTCAACATCCGTCTGCCGTTCGAGCAGGGCGCCAACCGCTACATCACGGAGGGCCTGCACTTCGAGTTCCATTACTTCTTCATGCGCAAGTTCTGGTTCGCCTACCTGGCGAAGGCGCTCGTCATCTTTCCGGGCGGCTTTGGCACGCTCGATGAAATGTTCGAAATCCTGACGCTGGCGCAGACGAAGAAGCTGTCGAAGCAGCTTGGCGTGTTCATGTATGGCCGCGAGTACTGGGAAGAGGTGCTGAGCCTTGCGCCGCTCGCCGAATGGGGGGCGATCAATCCGGCCGACCTCAATCTGCTGAAGTGGGTGAACTCGCCGGACGAGGCGTTCGAGCAGCTCCGCGCGCACCTGGTGTCGCATCACCTGGTTCCCGAAACCGCGCAGGAGAACCGCGCGCCCGGTATCGCGAAAACACGGGGGTGA
- a CDS encoding alpha/beta hydrolase family protein encodes MIARVFHHWERKLAAVSTDRVARPFEWGVDWLADEAVPDGDPRAALQAWGEATVARSEAFYHVEPAADYQLHDGTLTFTSAVRSPHLENNTVHARYFPAGGEKGRRRAVLVLPQWNSDANGHVGLCRLLNRFGISALRLSLPYHDRRMPPELTRADYIVSSNIGRTAQVCRQAVKDARQAIAWLERQGHGAVGILGTSLGSCLAMLTTAHEPLITAAALNHISPYFADVVWEGLSTRHVRETLEGNVTLDELRRMWLPISPLPYIEQVRGRRLLLVYARYDLTFPVNLSRMLVNEFRNHGIAHDLKILPCGHYSTGVTPFKYLDGFALCRFLDRALA; translated from the coding sequence GTGATCGCGCGCGTCTTCCACCATTGGGAGCGGAAGCTCGCGGCGGTCTCGACCGATCGCGTCGCGCGGCCGTTCGAATGGGGCGTCGACTGGCTGGCGGATGAAGCGGTCCCGGACGGCGATCCGCGCGCGGCGCTGCAGGCGTGGGGGGAAGCGACCGTGGCGCGCAGCGAGGCGTTTTATCACGTCGAGCCGGCGGCCGACTACCAGCTTCACGACGGTACGCTGACCTTCACGAGCGCCGTCCGCTCGCCGCATCTGGAAAACAACACAGTCCACGCCCGCTACTTTCCAGCGGGCGGCGAAAAGGGCCGGCGCCGCGCCGTACTCGTGCTGCCGCAGTGGAACTCGGACGCGAACGGACACGTCGGACTCTGCCGGCTGCTGAACCGCTTCGGCATCTCCGCGCTGCGCTTGAGCCTCCCCTATCACGACCGCCGGATGCCGCCCGAGCTCACCCGCGCCGACTACATCGTCAGCTCGAACATCGGTCGCACCGCGCAGGTGTGCCGGCAGGCGGTGAAAGACGCGCGCCAGGCGATCGCCTGGCTGGAGCGGCAGGGCCACGGCGCGGTCGGCATCCTGGGCACCAGCCTCGGCTCGTGTCTGGCGATGCTCACCACCGCGCACGAGCCGCTCATAACAGCCGCGGCACTCAATCACATCTCTCCCTATTTCGCCGACGTCGTCTGGGAGGGATTGTCGACCCGGCACGTGCGCGAGACGCTCGAGGGGAACGTGACGCTCGATGAGCTGCGGCGCATGTGGCTGCCGATCAGCCCACTGCCGTACATCGAGCAGGTCCGCGGCCGGAGGCTGCTGCTCGTCTATGCGCGGTACGACTTGACCTTCCCGGTCAATCTCTCACGGATGCTGGTGAACGAGTTCCGCAACCACGGCATCGCACACGACCTGAAGATACTGCCGTGCGGCCACTACAGTACCGGCGTCACCCCGTTCAAGTACCTGGACGGCTTTGCGCTGTGCCGTTTCCTCGACCGCGCGCTCGCGTAG
- a CDS encoding zinc-binding dehydrogenase has translation MSDILAAVMTAPRAPIELRAFPRPDLPPGGALLRTERSEVCGTDVHLWHGRLSGVPYPIIPGHVSAGVIEAARGPLTGIDGASIREGDRAVFFDVHRTCGRCRACTVHRTPTRCSARRVYGITDSADEGLYGGWAQAVYLEPGVAIARLPPQVSVDDYIGGGCGLLTAVHIVERAEIRLGDAVVVQGTGAVGLCAIALARLAGASPIIALGAPDDRLALARRMGAALAIDIRTTAPADRLEAVLAATHGEGADVAIEAAGAASAIGEGLDVVRVGGRYVIAGHYTDVGDAAVNAHRQINRKHLEIRGCWGSEPRHFLRALSVLAEHPEVPFGAIGAKTYGLGALNEALSDAEAMIIPKALVDPFA, from the coding sequence GTGTCGGACATTCTCGCGGCCGTGATGACCGCGCCGCGCGCGCCGATCGAACTGCGCGCGTTCCCTCGGCCCGATCTGCCGCCCGGCGGCGCGCTGCTCAGAACCGAGCGCTCCGAGGTCTGCGGCACCGACGTCCACCTCTGGCACGGACGGCTGTCGGGCGTGCCGTATCCGATTATTCCCGGCCACGTGTCGGCCGGCGTGATCGAAGCCGCACGCGGTCCCCTGACCGGCATCGACGGCGCTTCGATCCGCGAAGGCGATCGCGCGGTGTTCTTCGACGTCCACCGCACCTGCGGCCGCTGCCGCGCCTGCACCGTGCACCGGACGCCGACGCGTTGCAGCGCGCGCCGCGTCTACGGCATCACCGATTCGGCGGACGAGGGGCTCTACGGCGGCTGGGCGCAGGCCGTCTACCTCGAGCCTGGCGTCGCGATCGCGCGGCTGCCGCCGCAGGTCTCCGTCGACGACTACATCGGCGGCGGCTGCGGCCTGTTGACCGCCGTGCACATCGTCGAGCGGGCGGAGATCCGCCTGGGCGACGCGGTCGTCGTCCAGGGCACCGGCGCCGTCGGGTTGTGCGCGATTGCGCTCGCCAGGCTGGCCGGGGCATCCCCGATCATCGCGCTCGGCGCTCCCGACGATCGCCTCGCGCTGGCCCGCCGCATGGGCGCCGCGCTGGCCATCGACATTCGGACGACCGCGCCAGCCGACCGGCTCGAGGCGGTGCTGGCCGCGACTCACGGCGAGGGGGCCGACGTGGCGATCGAGGCGGCCGGCGCGGCGAGCGCGATCGGTGAAGGCCTCGATGTCGTGCGGGTCGGCGGGCGCTACGTCATCGCCGGCCACTACACCGACGTCGGCGACGCCGCCGTCAACGCGCACCGCCAGATCAATCGCAAGCACCTCGAGATCCGCGGCTGCTGGGGCAGCGAGCCCCGGCACTTCCTGCGCGCGCTCTCCGTGCTCGCCGAGCACCCGGAGGTGCCGTTCGGCGCGATCGGCGCGAAAACCTACGGGCTGGGCGCGCTGAACGAGGCACTCTCCGACGCGGAGGCGATGATCATTCCCAAGGCGCTCGTCGATCCGTTCGCATGA
- a CDS encoding c-type cytochrome, which yields MYIRRALFAAAGIWCAATIAASAHTARPQAQAQGQRSGGWTLPDTAADEKNPFANDPKAAETGKALFKKHCERCHGPGGKGDGPDGDPDNEQDMDLTVARRAARNPDGVVFYKAWNGRTKPKMPAVKDDLTKEQLWQIVSYVQTLRQKS from the coding sequence ATGTATATTCGCCGGGCCCTTTTCGCCGCCGCGGGCATCTGGTGCGCCGCGACCATTGCGGCGAGCGCCCATACCGCGCGGCCGCAGGCGCAAGCCCAGGGACAGCGCAGCGGCGGGTGGACACTCCCCGACACTGCCGCCGACGAAAAGAACCCGTTCGCAAACGATCCCAAGGCCGCCGAAACCGGCAAGGCGCTATTCAAGAAGCATTGCGAACGTTGCCACGGCCCCGGGGGCAAGGGGGACGGCCCCGACGGCGATCCGGACAACGAGCAGGACATGGATCTGACCGTGGCGCGCCGTGCGGCGCGCAACCCCGATGGGGTCGTGTTCTACAAAGCGTGGAACGGCCGCACGAAGCCGAAGATGCCGGCTGTCAAGGACGACCTGACGAAAGAGCAGCTCTGGCAGATCGTCAGCTACGTCCAGACGCTCCGGCAGAAAAGCTAG
- a CDS encoding SRPBCC domain-containing protein, which produces MSSAGDPHPPEFEHALLINAAPTRVLAAFFDPHALETWWQAARSVTTPRTMGVYAVEWPPTADADDLLGRLGGVFCGKVMEYRSGQELFIADAWWLPPDGDPIGPMALEVTCRMSGPVCRLQVKQTGFEDTPRWRRYYTVIAGGWKSSLSALKDYVEQRQ; this is translated from the coding sequence ATGTCGAGCGCCGGCGATCCGCATCCACCCGAGTTCGAGCACGCGCTCCTGATCAACGCCGCTCCGACGCGCGTCCTGGCGGCGTTCTTCGATCCGCACGCGCTCGAGACGTGGTGGCAGGCCGCGCGGTCGGTCACGACGCCGCGAACCATGGGCGTCTATGCGGTCGAGTGGCCGCCGACCGCCGACGCCGACGATCTGCTCGGCCGCCTCGGCGGGGTGTTCTGCGGCAAGGTGATGGAGTACCGGTCCGGCCAGGAACTCTTCATCGCCGACGCGTGGTGGCTGCCGCCCGACGGGGATCCGATCGGCCCGATGGCGCTCGAGGTGACCTGCCGCATGTCGGGACCGGTCTGCCGGCTGCAGGTCAAGCAGACCGGCTTCGAGGACACGCCCCGCTGGCGCCGTTACTACACGGTGATTGCGGGCGGCTGGAAGTCGTCGCTGTCGGCGCTGAAAGACTACGTGGAGCAGCGCCAGTGA
- the pyk gene encoding pyruvate kinase, which translates to MRHTKIVATIGPASAAPAVVERLIASGVDVFRLNFSHGTHESHRAAFVVIREAARRAGRHIAVMQDLSGPKIRTTTLPGGTPLTLKPGDQLRLAAGDGPGAAGRIFTPYTPLVESAKAGDRLLLDDGKIELRVTAREAGELVTEVVNGGLLGEHKGINAPGVALPVQAITAKDEADLRFGLELGVDLVALSFVQTAEDCFMARRLAGETPLVAKIERPQALDHLDGILAAVDAVMVARGDLGLECPLEQVPRIQKTIVARARALGRPVIVATQVLESMRTEPRPTRAEVSDAATAVDQGADAIMLSGETASGQYPIAAVDALRSIIRDAETVATTPVVFSGEPDGFEALRTVHGRAMCEAAVTLATSGQAEAIVAVTRYGKTAQLLSSLRPRAGILAVTPSESVARRLKLCWGVRPVVSELVDLRALEEPIRAAMDLSPRAVVVFINISPDLSRADANFVNVQELAG; encoded by the coding sequence ATGCGCCACACCAAGATCGTTGCCACGATCGGCCCCGCCAGCGCCGCGCCGGCCGTCGTCGAGCGCCTGATCGCCTCGGGAGTCGACGTCTTCCGGTTGAACTTCTCGCACGGCACCCACGAGTCCCACCGGGCCGCGTTCGTCGTCATCCGCGAAGCCGCGCGGCGGGCCGGCCGGCACATCGCCGTGATGCAGGACCTGAGCGGGCCGAAGATCCGCACCACGACGCTGCCGGGCGGCACGCCGCTGACCCTGAAGCCCGGCGACCAGTTGCGACTTGCCGCCGGGGACGGTCCGGGCGCCGCCGGGAGGATCTTCACGCCCTACACCCCGCTCGTCGAGTCGGCGAAGGCGGGCGACCGCCTGCTGCTCGACGATGGCAAGATCGAGCTGCGAGTGACGGCGCGCGAGGCGGGGGAACTGGTGACGGAAGTCGTCAACGGCGGCCTCCTCGGCGAGCACAAGGGAATCAACGCGCCCGGCGTGGCGCTGCCGGTACAGGCGATCACCGCGAAGGACGAGGCCGATCTGCGATTCGGCCTCGAGCTTGGCGTCGATCTCGTCGCCCTCAGCTTCGTGCAGACCGCAGAGGACTGCTTCATGGCGCGGCGCCTCGCGGGCGAGACGCCGCTCGTCGCCAAGATCGAGCGTCCGCAGGCGCTCGATCATCTCGACGGCATCCTCGCCGCCGTCGACGCCGTCATGGTGGCGCGCGGCGACCTCGGGCTCGAGTGTCCGCTCGAGCAGGTGCCGCGCATTCAGAAGACGATCGTCGCTCGGGCCCGGGCGCTCGGCCGACCGGTGATCGTCGCCACGCAGGTGCTCGAGTCGATGCGGACCGAGCCGCGTCCGACGCGCGCCGAGGTCAGCGACGCGGCGACCGCCGTCGACCAGGGCGCCGATGCGATCATGCTCTCGGGTGAGACGGCTTCCGGGCAGTATCCGATCGCGGCCGTCGACGCGCTGCGGTCGATCATCCGCGACGCGGAGACCGTCGCCACCACTCCCGTGGTCTTCAGCGGCGAACCGGACGGGTTCGAAGCGTTGCGGACCGTACACGGCCGCGCCATGTGCGAAGCGGCGGTCACTCTGGCGACCTCGGGTCAGGCGGAAGCGATTGTCGCGGTCACGCGGTACGGCAAGACCGCGCAGCTGCTGTCGTCGCTGCGGCCGCGCGCCGGCATTCTCGCGGTGACGCCGTCTGAGAGCGTGGCGCGGCGCCTGAAGCTCTGTTGGGGTGTCCGTCCGGTGGTGTCGGAGCTCGTGGACCTGCGCGCGCTCGAAGAGCCGATCCGCGCCGCGATGGATCTCTCGCCGCGCGCCGTGGTCGTGTTCATCAACATCAGCCCCGATCTGAGTCGAGCCGACGCCAACTTCGTCAACGTGCAGGAGCTGGCCGGCTAG
- a CDS encoding VIT1/CCC1 transporter family protein, with product MEDGKVSADESWDEHYADERDAAWLYRELAGLDRDAHRADLFERLAVVEDRHTAKWEELFRDAGRPLPSYAVSRRTRALAGVARLFGPSTVLPLILAEEGREVQAYLGLARQASHTTMHKAAVDIAAESAVHARELSEVMGREGEPWHVGGAGGLLRSLVYGFNDGLTANFGLVAGVIGASLQPHAVVVTGVAGAIADALSMGSSGYLAAKSEAEVQAHQIEMERQELRLMPELEEEELALIYEAKGLPRDRARETAHAMMQDPARALEAQVREELNIHPAELAPLKDGLVTGLATVVGAFIPIFPFLVMTTRPAVVTSLAISMTAHFGIGAARSLFTGRGIWVSGRDMFLVGFGVAAVGYLIGDWLPRILG from the coding sequence ATGGAAGACGGCAAGGTGAGCGCCGACGAATCGTGGGACGAGCATTACGCCGACGAGCGGGACGCGGCGTGGCTGTACCGCGAGCTGGCGGGTCTCGATCGCGACGCGCATCGGGCGGACCTGTTCGAACGGCTGGCGGTCGTCGAGGACCGGCACACCGCGAAGTGGGAAGAGCTTTTTCGCGACGCCGGCCGGCCGTTGCCCTCCTACGCCGTGTCGAGAAGGACGCGCGCCCTGGCGGGCGTTGCCAGGCTGTTCGGCCCCTCGACTGTGCTGCCGCTGATCCTGGCGGAGGAAGGGCGCGAGGTGCAGGCGTACCTGGGGCTCGCCCGTCAGGCGTCGCACACGACCATGCACAAAGCCGCCGTCGACATCGCCGCCGAGTCGGCGGTGCACGCGCGCGAACTGTCGGAGGTGATGGGGCGCGAAGGGGAGCCGTGGCACGTCGGCGGCGCCGGCGGCCTTCTCCGCAGCCTCGTTTACGGGTTCAACGACGGGCTGACGGCGAACTTCGGGCTGGTCGCTGGAGTCATCGGCGCCAGCCTGCAGCCGCACGCCGTCGTCGTTACCGGTGTGGCGGGCGCGATCGCCGACGCGTTGTCGATGGGTTCGAGCGGGTATCTCGCGGCGAAGAGCGAAGCGGAAGTGCAGGCGCACCAGATCGAGATGGAGCGGCAGGAGCTGCGCCTGATGCCGGAGCTCGAGGAAGAAGAGCTCGCGCTCATCTACGAAGCCAAGGGACTGCCGCGCGATCGAGCTCGGGAGACCGCGCACGCGATGATGCAGGACCCGGCCCGCGCGCTCGAAGCCCAGGTGCGCGAGGAACTGAACATCCACCCGGCCGAGCTCGCGCCGCTCAAGGATGGCCTGGTGACCGGTCTGGCGACGGTGGTCGGCGCGTTCATCCCGATCTTTCCGTTTCTCGTGATGACAACTCGGCCGGCCGTCGTGACTTCGCTCGCGATCAGCATGACCGCCCATTTCGGCATCGGCGCCGCGCGCAGCCTGTTCACCGGCCGCGGGATCTGGGTGAGCGGCCGGGACATGTTCCTGGTGGGATTCGGCGTCGCGGCCGTGGGCTATCTAATCGGGGACTGGCTGCCGAGGATCCTCGGATAG